In Zingiber officinale cultivar Zhangliang chromosome 11B, Zo_v1.1, whole genome shotgun sequence, a single window of DNA contains:
- the LOC122033324 gene encoding splicing factor 3B subunit 2-like translates to MAAVELAHQSMTTIPNGDFTGDALTGKAFTASAEKKKARESERRRRRRKQKKNEKQSSSRSEDLGEDMVSQEWKIERGAKANSDSHTEVDVTVEVEYVPEKADIDASLLEEFKSVIEKFNFRDDAGGEDDIKKDETTGNAVAKKGDSDSEEDEQESHQKEKGLSNKKKRLQKRMKIAEIKQICSRPDVVEVWDATAADPKLLVFLKSYRNTVPVPRHWCQKRKFLQGKRGIEKQPFQLPDFIAATGIEKIRQAYVEKEDSKKLKQKQRERMQPKMGKMDIDYQVLHDAFFKYQTKPKLTTHGDLYYEGKEFEVKLREMKPGMLSKELKEALGMPDGAPPPWLINMQRYGPPPSYPQLKIPGLNAPIPPGASFGYHPGGWGKPPVDEHGRPLYGDVFGVQQQDQLIYEEEPVDRSKHWGDLEEEEEEEEEEEEEEEMEEEELEAGIQSVDSLSSTPTGVETPDVIDLRKQQRKEPEKPLYQVLEEKEERIAPGTLLGTTHTYVLGAQDKAAPKRVDLLRGQKSDKVDVTIQPEELEVMDDVLAAKYEEAREEEKLRNQKEDFSDMVAEQAANKRKRKEKEAKSKKKDFKF, encoded by the exons ATGGCAGCCGTCGAGCTGGCGCACCAATCCATGACGACCATCCCTAACGGGGATTTCACGGGAGATGCTCTAACCGGGAAAGCCTTCACCGCTTCCGCTGAGAAAAAGAAAGCCCGCGAGAGCGAGCGCCGCCGCAGGAGGCGGAAGCAGAAAAAGAACGAGAAACAATCTTCGTCTCGCTCGGAAGATCTCGGAGAGGATATGGTTTCTCAGGAATGGAAAATAGAAAGGGGTGCTAAGGCGAACTCCGATTCTCACACCGAG gTTGATGTGACAGTGGAGGTGGAGTATGTTCCTGAGAAGGCTGATATAGATGCGAGCTTGCTAGAGGAATTTAAGAGTGTTATTGAGAAGTTCAACTTCAGGGATGATGCTGGTGGTGAG GATGATATCAAAAAGGATGAAACCACTGGCAATGCAGTAGCCAAGAAAGGAGATTCTGATTCAGAAGAGGATGAGCAGGAGTCTCATCAGAAGGAGAAAGGACTATCAAACAAGAAAAAAAGG CTTCAAAAGCGTATGAAGATTGCAGAAATAAAACAAATTTGCTCAAGGCCAGATGTAGTTGAG GTCTGGGATGCAACAGCAGCAGATCCAAAGTTGCTTGTTTTTCTTAAGTCATATCGTAATACTGTGCCAGTTCCACGGCATTGGTGTCAAAAAAGGAAATTCCTTCAG GGTAAGCGTGGTATTGAGAAACAGCCATTTCAACTCCCTGACTTTATTGCTGCGACTGGCATTGAGAAGATAAGACAG GCATATGTTGAGAAAGAGGATAGCAAGAAGCTGAAACAAAAACAGCGTGAACGCATGCAACCAAAGATGGGGAAGATGGATATAGATTATCAG GTCCTGCATGATGCATTTTTCAAGTACCAAACTAAACCAAAGTTGACAACCCATGGAGATCTATACTATGAAGGAAAAGAATTTGAG GTTAAACTTAGGGAAATGAAGCCAGGTATGTTGTCAAAGGAACTTAAAGAAGCACTTGGGATGCCTGATGGCGCACCACCTCCATGGCTTATTAATATGCAG AGGTATGGCCCTCCTCCATCCTACCCCCAGTTAAAGATACCTGGTTTAAATGCTCCCATCCCTCCTGGAGCCAGCTTTGGTTATCATCCTGGAGGTTGGGGTAAACCTCCTGTTGATGAA CATGGACGCCCACTGTATGGTGATGTTTTCGGGGTACAACAGCAGGATCAACTCATCTATGAG GAAGAGCCAGTTGATCGGAGTAAACACTGGGGAGATcttgaggaagaggaggaggaagaagaagaagaggaagaagaggaagagatggaagaAGAGGAATTGGAGGCTGGCATTCAGTCTGTTGATAGCCTTTCGAG CACTCCCACTGGTGTAGAAACACCTGATGTCATTGATTTAAGGAAACAACAGCGCAAGGAGCCTGAGAAACCACTTTATCAA GTTcttgaagagaaggaagaaagaaTTGCTCCTGGCACTTTGCTTGGAACCACACATAC TTATGTGCTTGGGGCACAAGATAAAGCAGCTCCCAAAAGG GTTGATCTTCTACGCGGTCAGAAATCAGACAAGGTTGATGTCACTATACAACCCGAGGAGCTGGAAGTCATGGATGATGTTTTAGCAGCCAA GTACGAAGAAGCACGAGAGGAAGAGAAACTACGGAACCAAAAGGAAGACTTCAGTGACATGGTTGCGGAG CAAGCTGCAAATAAGAGGAAACGCAAAGAAAaggaagcaaaatcaaagaagaaagaTTTCAAGTTCTAG